In the Anopheles cruzii unplaced genomic scaffold, idAnoCruzAS_RS32_06 scaffold01230_ctg1, whole genome shotgun sequence genome, TCGGTCATTATCACGATCATACGTCGtgaatttcatattcttgtgAAATGAAAGAGAATCGCCTGCAGTCCCTTGGTACGCTCCAAGTGTTTTCAGATTGTATTGTTCGGATTCACTGCCGATCTCGAATGCTGCGTAGAgtgcaaatttataattcctcttaaagtctctcagctcaaccatcagtTCATGGGGTCGCCCCGTTGTCAGCTGATGTAGTCGTTCCAGTCCAATCCAGAACTCCTTTTCAATGTCACCAAAACCATTCCGATACTCGGTCCAGTTGCGATAGAAGTTTAGCGATCCATCGAATCGGTgctgtatcaccaaccagATGCCTTTACCCATCATATCCCGCTCACAGTACGCCATAAAACGGTTGCTTTCATCGTTCGTCTGGATAATATATACCCCAGACTGTGCATTCCGAATGTCACTGCACGAGCGATAGGGCGTAAGTATTTGCGTCAAGATCTGCCATGATCGTTCCTGTAGGAGAGTAAAGTTGCGTCCAACATCATCCTCCAATCGACGCATTGAATCGAAATTGTTCTGCACGCCCCTTTTAATCTCGACCAGGTTCTTATCGCTGTTATTTTGGCTTTGCGCAgcttcttcccggtgcttTGCCCATTCGCTCTGTAGTCCCAGAAAACTTTGCTGCATGTTGTCTAGTCCCACGATCATATGCGCCTTGGTGTCAGCATGGCTTTGCGCAGTCTCTTCCCGCTGCTTCGCCAATTCGGTCTGTAGTTCCAGAACACTGTGCTGCATGTAGTCTAGCTTTGCCATGAGCATCTCGAAAGCATATCCAGAAAAGCTAGCAGAACATGGTGCAGCAGAAtcagtttcgtcgaaaatcgCGTCACCCGATCTagcactgctgacgatgcacaaAAACACTATCCATGCTAGAGGCCCCATGCTtccgaaacacacttcacgacaCTACGACACTCTGCTGAAttatcgtttccaaaatacacaaatgagcT is a window encoding:
- the LOC128276451 gene encoding fibrinogen-like protein A, yielding MLMAKLDYMQHSVLELQTELAKQREETAQSHADTKAHMIVGLDNMQQSFLGLQSEWAKHREEAAQSQNNSDKNLVEIKRGVQNNFDSMRRLEDDVGRNFTLLQERSWQILTQILTPYRSCSDIRNAQSGVYIIQTNDESNRFMAYCERDMMGKGIWLVIQHRFDGSLNFYRNWTEYRNGFGDIEKEFWIGLERLHQLTTGRPHELMVELRDFKRNYKFALYAAFEIGSESEQYNLKTLGAYQGTAGDSLSFHKNMKFTTYDRDNDRHSSENCAEIREGAWWYYNCLTSNLNGRYKNIVSAKSMSWFFFSNSYEGLSFSRMMIRPK